The following are encoded in a window of Balaenoptera ricei isolate mBalRic1 chromosome 1, mBalRic1.hap2, whole genome shotgun sequence genomic DNA:
- the HES4 gene encoding transcription factor HES-4 isoform X2 gives MPVDTPGKLRASPRAGAPAGARRTPDQPRSAAEHRKSSKPVMEKRRRARINESLAQLRSLLLDALRKESSRRSKLEKADILELTVKHLQSLRRVQVTAALRADPAVLGKYRAGFHECLAEVNRFLAGCEGVPADVRSRLLGHLATCLARLGPSRRPLPPAPAAEVLAPAVYAGRPPPPAFDGPCPLPRSGAVLAPPFLPGRTGAPLAAPGAAAQGRGAPWRPWLR, from the exons ATGCCTGTCGACACCCCGGGGAAGCTGAGGGCCTCGCCGCGGGCGGGAGCGCCGGCCGGTGCCCGCCGGACCCCGGACCAGCCCCGGAGCGCGGCCGAGCACCGGAAG TCCTCCAAGCCCGTCATGGAGAAGCGGCGCCGCGCGCGCATCAACGAGAGCCTCGCCCAGCTCCGGAGCCTCCTCCTGGACGCCCTCAGGAAAGAG AGCTCCCGCCGCTCGAAGCTGGAGAAGGCGGACATCCTGGAGCTGACCGTGAAGCACCTGCAGAGCCTGCGGCGCGTGCAGGTGACAG CCGCCCTCCGCGCCGACCCGGCAGTCCTGGGCAAGTACCGCGCCGGCTTCCACGAGTGTCTGGCCGAGGTGAATCGCTTCCTGGCCGGCTGCGAGGGCGTCCCGGCCGACGTGCGGTCCCGCCTGCTCGGCCATCTGGCGACCTGCCTGGCCCGGCTGGGGCCCTCGCGCCGCCCGCTTCCACCGGCCCCCGCCGCCGAAGTTCTGGCGCCCGCGGTCTACGCGGGCCGCCCGCCACCGCCGGCCTTCGACGGCCCCTGCCCCTTGCCGCGCTCCGGGGCGGTCTTGGCGCCGCCCTTCCTGCCGGGCCGGACGGGGGCGCCCCTCGCCGCCCCCGGGGCCGCGGCTCAGGGCCGGGGCGCACCCTGGAGGCCGTGGCTGCGGTGA
- the HES4 gene encoding transcription factor HES-4 isoform X1: MPVDTPGKLRASPRAGAPAGARRTPDQPRSAAEHRKVGTRPDAVGRSGGERGADARGTQPLPAPQSSKPVMEKRRRARINESLAQLRSLLLDALRKESSRRSKLEKADILELTVKHLQSLRRVQVTAALRADPAVLGKYRAGFHECLAEVNRFLAGCEGVPADVRSRLLGHLATCLARLGPSRRPLPPAPAAEVLAPAVYAGRPPPPAFDGPCPLPRSGAVLAPPFLPGRTGAPLAAPGAAAQGRGAPWRPWLR; the protein is encoded by the exons ATGCCTGTCGACACCCCGGGGAAGCTGAGGGCCTCGCCGCGGGCGGGAGCGCCGGCCGGTGCCCGCCGGACCCCGGACCAGCCCCGGAGCGCGGCCGAGCACCGGAAGGTGGGGACCCGGCCGGACGCGGTTGGCAGGAGcgggggggagaggggagctgaCGCCCGCGGGACTCAGCCGCTGCCGGCCCCGCAGTCCTCCAAGCCCGTCATGGAGAAGCGGCGCCGCGCGCGCATCAACGAGAGCCTCGCCCAGCTCCGGAGCCTCCTCCTGGACGCCCTCAGGAAAGAG AGCTCCCGCCGCTCGAAGCTGGAGAAGGCGGACATCCTGGAGCTGACCGTGAAGCACCTGCAGAGCCTGCGGCGCGTGCAGGTGACAG CCGCCCTCCGCGCCGACCCGGCAGTCCTGGGCAAGTACCGCGCCGGCTTCCACGAGTGTCTGGCCGAGGTGAATCGCTTCCTGGCCGGCTGCGAGGGCGTCCCGGCCGACGTGCGGTCCCGCCTGCTCGGCCATCTGGCGACCTGCCTGGCCCGGCTGGGGCCCTCGCGCCGCCCGCTTCCACCGGCCCCCGCCGCCGAAGTTCTGGCGCCCGCGGTCTACGCGGGCCGCCCGCCACCGCCGGCCTTCGACGGCCCCTGCCCCTTGCCGCGCTCCGGGGCGGTCTTGGCGCCGCCCTTCCTGCCGGGCCGGACGGGGGCGCCCCTCGCCGCCCCCGGGGCCGCGGCTCAGGGCCGGGGCGCACCCTGGAGGCCGTGGCTGCGGTGA